One Deltaproteobacteria bacterium DNA segment encodes these proteins:
- the argJ gene encoding bifunctional glutamate N-acetyltransferase/amino-acid acetyltransferase ArgJ has protein sequence MRLARGAHRIRVPGFRFAGVRCGMKERGPDVALIVAEPPAVAAGVFTVNRAPAAPVRVARRRVAGGRVAAVLVHAGNANACTGAEGLRTVEVSTALAARLLGCVPGEVAPGATGRIGVQVDRPRLLRGVRAAVAALSPAGLSAAAQAITTTDAFPKTAVRRLRLGGRPVTVAALGKGGGMIAPDMATLLVFVVTDARVAAAAARRTLHDAVAPTLNAITVDGDTSTNDTVLLLAGGAAGNRTVAAGSRYHLRLTRAVTEVLGEIARLVVLDGEGSTRVVEIVVRGARSADGARRVARAIGDSMLCKAAFHGGDPNWGRFVMAAGNAGVPIDQARVDVTIGGVAVARRGRPLPRALARARRRMRAREFTIALDLHLGRGEGRILAADLSVAYVRFNAEYTT, from the coding sequence GTGAGGCTCGCGCGCGGCGCGCATCGCATCCGCGTGCCCGGGTTTCGGTTCGCTGGTGTGCGGTGCGGGATGAAGGAGCGGGGGCCGGATGTCGCACTGATCGTTGCGGAGCCGCCGGCGGTCGCTGCCGGCGTGTTCACGGTGAATCGGGCGCCGGCGGCGCCAGTGCGGGTGGCGCGGCGGCGGGTGGCGGGGGGGAGGGTGGCGGCGGTGCTGGTGCATGCGGGGAACGCGAACGCGTGTACGGGGGCCGAGGGGCTCCGCACGGTGGAGGTGTCGACGGCGCTCGCGGCGCGCCTGCTCGGGTGCGTGCCGGGCGAGGTGGCGCCTGGCGCGACCGGGCGTATCGGTGTGCAGGTCGACCGGCCGCGGCTGCTGCGCGGCGTGCGCGCGGCGGTCGCGGCGCTCTCGCCCGCCGGCCTGTCCGCGGCCGCGCAGGCGATCACCACCACGGATGCGTTCCCGAAGACGGCCGTGCGGCGGCTCAGGCTCGGCGGCCGGCCCGTGACCGTCGCGGCGCTCGGCAAGGGCGGGGGCATGATCGCGCCCGACATGGCGACGCTGCTCGTGTTCGTGGTGACCGACGCACGGGTCGCGGCGGCGGCCGCCCGGCGCACGCTCCACGACGCGGTGGCCCCGACGCTCAATGCGATCACGGTCGACGGCGACACGAGCACCAACGACACCGTGCTCCTCCTCGCGGGCGGCGCGGCCGGCAACCGGACAGTCGCCGCCGGCTCGCGCTATCACCTCCGGCTCACGCGAGCGGTGACCGAGGTGCTGGGCGAGATCGCCCGCCTGGTCGTGCTCGACGGCGAAGGCTCGACGCGCGTGGTCGAGATCGTGGTGCGCGGGGCGCGCTCCGCCGATGGCGCGCGCCGGGTGGCGCGCGCCATCGGCGACTCGATGCTCTGCAAGGCGGCGTTCCACGGCGGCGATCCCAACTGGGGGCGCTTCGTGATGGCGGCCGGGAACGCGGGCGTGCCGATCGACCAGGCGCGGGTCGACGTGACGATCGGCGGCGTGGCGGTCGCGCGGCGTGGGCGGCCGCTCCCGCGGGCGCTCGCGCGGGCGCGGCGGCGGATGCGGGCGCGCGAGT
- the secA gene encoding preprotein translocase subunit SecA, translating to MPNFLTRVFGSANERTLRRLWPIVHDINDLEAKLQDLPAEAFPEKTAEFRADLADEKVTPDDILPEAFAYVREAARRTIGLRHFDVQLLGGIVLHQGKIAEMKTGEGKTLVATLPLYLNALGGKGAHLVTVNDYLARRDVQWMGPIYHYLGLTVASIIHDTSFHFDPTYIPKDYRFLHLRPIERRPAYRADITYGTNNEFGFDYLRDNMKFSLDEYVQRELNYAIVDEVDNILIDEARTPLIISGPAEESTDKYYVVDRIIPRLRKDTDYTIDEKHRSAVLTEEGISKCERLLGVSNLYDPSQIDVLHHVTQALKAHTLFKRDVDYVVKDGEVIIVDEFTGRLMPGRRWSDGLHQAVEAKEGVKIERENQTLATITIQNYFRMYTKLAGMTGTADTEAVEFKKIYKLDVVVMPPNKPMRRVDHPDVVYKSEREKFDAVVEEIKECHTKGQPVLVGTTSVEKSERVSKLLKKDGVRHNVLNAINHEAEANIIAQAGRHAQVTIATNMAGRGTDILLGGNPEFLARSEMENEWIRRAGSFEGGSKAERYEDALRTLRERYDEEVQRAGAKYQKELAALEERRGDALRRLTDAHRKILELSPYRAIRARYEEVSSVELIPAVRDRDPIPARYRRAKEELEATLLGAEGGGAVASERSALEDLRARYEAALAAWEEGGARTDEAGRELDERRSEYERGLSVMELALLVKGNAGNGAGNGELEPLRAEYRAAEDDYVEAERLHEEKQGPYEEALRAAERRYEADRAKYVAAVEEIREQLQKAPEEYEARYKDILEKYRQVCAEERELVVAAGGLHILGTERHEARRIDNQLRGRGGRQGDPGSSRFYLSLEDDLLRIFGADRMQGMMERLGMEEGVPIEHRLITRAIRNAQEKVEAHNFDIRKHLLEYDDVLNKQREVIYTRRRHLLSRDELKDDVLELAEGIAEDLIAAHADAETASEEWDWKAIDDAVFAQFNFRLNLPEEERAGVRTGALQNLLVERVRKVYEQREATFGAPIMRHLEKLIMLQTLDALWKDHLLNMDHLKEGIGLRGYGQVNPLQAYQKEGYEMFEDMIRRMEADVIEKLMSVQLRTEAAGARPVVRVEGVADEEAPLPAEIEAMERRQRQATRVRLSHGGPAVPEKIETVRRDAEKVGRNDPCPCGSGKKYKKCHGRA from the coding sequence ATGCCGAATTTCCTGACCCGCGTCTTCGGGAGCGCCAACGAGCGCACGCTCAGGCGTCTCTGGCCGATCGTCCACGACATCAACGACCTCGAGGCGAAGCTCCAGGACCTGCCCGCGGAGGCCTTCCCGGAGAAGACCGCGGAATTCCGCGCGGACCTGGCCGACGAGAAGGTCACGCCCGACGACATCCTGCCCGAAGCGTTCGCCTACGTTCGCGAAGCGGCGCGGCGCACGATCGGGCTCCGCCACTTCGACGTGCAGCTGCTCGGCGGCATCGTCCTCCACCAGGGGAAGATCGCCGAGATGAAGACCGGCGAGGGCAAGACCCTGGTCGCGACGCTGCCGCTCTATCTGAACGCGCTCGGGGGCAAGGGAGCCCATCTCGTTACGGTCAATGACTACCTGGCCCGCCGTGACGTCCAGTGGATGGGGCCCATCTACCACTACCTCGGCCTCACGGTCGCCTCGATCATCCACGACACGAGCTTCCACTTCGACCCGACCTACATCCCGAAGGACTACCGCTTCCTCCATCTCCGCCCCATCGAGCGCCGCCCGGCCTACCGCGCCGACATCACTTACGGCACCAACAACGAGTTCGGCTTCGACTACCTGCGCGACAACATGAAGTTCAGCCTGGACGAGTACGTCCAGCGCGAGCTCAACTACGCGATCGTCGACGAGGTGGACAACATCCTGATCGACGAGGCGCGTACGCCGCTCATCATCTCGGGGCCGGCCGAGGAGTCGACCGACAAGTACTACGTCGTCGACCGCATCATCCCCCGCCTGCGCAAGGACACCGACTACACGATCGACGAGAAGCACCGCTCGGCGGTGCTCACCGAGGAGGGCATTTCCAAGTGCGAGCGCCTGCTCGGGGTCTCGAATCTCTACGACCCGAGCCAGATCGACGTGCTCCACCACGTGACGCAGGCCCTGAAGGCCCACACGCTCTTCAAGCGCGACGTCGACTACGTGGTGAAGGACGGCGAAGTCATCATCGTCGACGAGTTCACGGGGCGCCTGATGCCCGGCCGGCGCTGGTCCGACGGCCTCCACCAGGCGGTCGAGGCCAAGGAGGGCGTCAAGATCGAGCGCGAGAACCAGACCCTCGCCACGATCACCATCCAGAACTACTTCCGCATGTACACCAAGCTCGCGGGCATGACGGGCACGGCGGACACCGAGGCGGTCGAGTTCAAGAAGATCTACAAGCTCGACGTGGTGGTCATGCCGCCCAACAAGCCCATGCGGCGCGTCGACCACCCCGACGTGGTCTACAAGAGCGAGCGCGAGAAGTTCGACGCGGTGGTCGAGGAGATCAAGGAGTGCCACACCAAGGGCCAGCCCGTCCTCGTCGGCACCACCTCGGTCGAGAAGTCCGAGCGCGTCTCGAAGCTCCTGAAGAAGGACGGCGTCAGGCATAACGTGCTGAACGCCATCAACCACGAGGCCGAGGCCAACATCATCGCCCAGGCCGGTCGTCATGCCCAGGTGACCATCGCGACCAACATGGCGGGCCGCGGGACGGACATCCTGCTCGGCGGCAACCCGGAGTTTCTGGCGCGCTCCGAGATGGAGAACGAGTGGATCCGGCGCGCGGGGAGCTTCGAGGGCGGCAGCAAGGCGGAGCGCTACGAGGACGCGCTGCGCACGCTGCGCGAGCGTTACGACGAGGAGGTGCAGCGCGCCGGGGCGAAGTACCAGAAGGAGCTGGCGGCGCTCGAGGAGCGGCGCGGCGACGCGCTCCGGCGCCTGACCGACGCGCACCGGAAGATCCTCGAGCTCTCCCCCTATCGCGCCATCCGCGCGCGCTACGAGGAGGTGAGCTCGGTCGAGCTGATCCCCGCCGTGCGCGACCGGGACCCGATCCCGGCGCGCTACCGCCGCGCGAAGGAGGAGCTCGAGGCGACCCTGCTCGGCGCCGAGGGCGGCGGCGCGGTTGCGAGCGAGCGCTCGGCGCTCGAGGACCTGCGCGCGCGCTACGAGGCGGCGCTCGCCGCCTGGGAGGAGGGCGGAGCCCGCACCGACGAGGCCGGACGCGAGCTCGACGAGCGGCGCTCCGAGTACGAGCGCGGGCTCTCGGTGATGGAACTGGCCCTCCTCGTCAAGGGCAACGCCGGGAACGGCGCCGGCAACGGCGAGCTCGAGCCGCTGCGCGCCGAGTACCGTGCCGCCGAAGACGACTACGTCGAGGCGGAACGCTTGCACGAGGAGAAGCAGGGACCCTACGAGGAGGCGCTGCGCGCCGCGGAGCGGCGCTACGAGGCGGACCGCGCCAAGTACGTCGCCGCCGTCGAGGAGATCCGTGAGCAGCTCCAGAAGGCGCCGGAGGAGTACGAGGCGCGCTACAAGGACATCCTCGAGAAGTACAGGCAGGTCTGCGCCGAGGAGCGGGAGCTGGTGGTCGCTGCCGGCGGCCTCCACATCCTCGGCACCGAGCGGCACGAGGCGCGTCGCATCGACAACCAGCTGCGCGGCCGCGGCGGGCGGCAGGGCGATCCCGGCTCGTCGCGCTTCTACCTCTCGCTCGAGGACGATCTGCTGCGCATCTTCGGCGCCGACCGGATGCAGGGCATGATGGAACGGCTCGGGATGGAGGAGGGCGTGCCGATCGAGCACCGCCTGATCACGCGTGCCATCCGCAACGCGCAGGAGAAGGTCGAGGCGCACAACTTCGACATCCGCAAGCACCTCCTCGAGTACGACGACGTCCTCAACAAGCAGCGCGAGGTGATCTACACGCGCCGGCGCCACCTCCTCTCGCGCGACGAGCTGAAGGACGACGTGCTCGAGCTGGCCGAGGGCATCGCCGAAGACCTGATCGCCGCCCACGCCGACGCCGAGACGGCCTCCGAGGAGTGGGACTGGAAGGCGATCGACGACGCGGTCTTCGCGCAGTTCAACTTCCGGCTCAACCTGCCCGAGGAGGAGCGTGCCGGCGTCCGCACCGGTGCGCTTCAGAACCTGCTGGTCGAGCGCGTGCGCAAGGTCTACGAGCAGCGCGAGGCGACCTTCGGCGCGCCCATCATGCGCCACCTGGAAAAGCTCATCATGCTCCAGACGCTCGACGCGCTCTGGAAGGACCACCTCCTCAACATGGATCACCTGAAGGAGGGCATCGGACTGCGCGGCTACGGCCAGGTGAACCCCCTCCAGGCCTACCAGAAGGAGGGGTACGAGATGTTCGAGGACATGATCCGGCGCATGGAAGCGGACGTGATCGAGAAGCTGATGAGCGTGCAGCTCCGCACCGAGGCCGCCGGTGCGCGGCCGGTGGTGCGCGTGGAGGGCGTGGCGGACGAGGAGGCGCCGCTCCCCGCCGAGATCGAGGCGATGGAGCGGCGGCAGCGCCAGGCGACGCGCGTGCGGCTCTCGCACGGCGGTCCGGCGGTGCCGGAGAAGATCGAGACCGTGCGGCGCGACGCGGAGAAGGTGGGGCGGAACGATCCCTGCCCGTGCGGCAGCGGGAAGAAGTACAAGAAGTGCCACGGGCGAGCGTGA